Below is a genomic region from Vibrio cortegadensis.
TCTGAACCTTCAAGGTAAAGATCAGCGCTGTGAGTTCTCTCTTCATTAGGGAAGTTGTACTCTTCACGAGAATCCACAACAGAGAAGTGCGTCACACCAGAGTCGAACCATACGTCTAGCGTATCCATGACTTTTTCGTACTTATCAGCGTCTTCTGCGCCCATAAGTTCAGCTGTGTCAACATCCCACCAAGCTTGAATGCCTTTCTCTTCAACAAGCTTCGCTACTTTTTCAATAAGCGCTGGGCTATCTGGGTGAAGTTCTGACGTCTCTTTGTGAACGAACAGAGCAATTGGTACACCCCAAGTACGTTGACGAGAGATACACCACTCAGGGCGACCTTCAACCATACCTTCGATGCGGCTTTGACCCCATTCAGGCAACCACTCAACACTCTTAATTGACTCTAGTGCTTTTGCACGTAGGCCAGCTTGATCCATTGAGATGAACCATTGTGGTGTTGCACGGAAAATGATTGGCGTTTTGTGTCTCCAGCAATGTGGGTAGCTGTGCTCATAAGCGTGGTGGTGCAGTAATGCGCCTTTCTCTTTCAATACTTCTAGTACTGAATCGTTCGCTTTAAACACGTGCTGACCAGCAAATAGCTCTGTATCTGGTAGATAAACACCATTTGAGCCAACTGGGTTTGCGATTTCTAGGTCGTATTTTTTACCAACCACGAAATCTTCTTGACCATGGCCAGGAGCGGTATGAACCACACCAGTACCAGAATCAGTTGTTACGTGATCACCCAGAACAGCAGGAACCGTGAAATCGTAGAATGGGTGGTTGAATTGAGTAAGCTCAAGATCCGCACCGCTTGCAAAACCAAGGTTATGGAAGTGTGCAATACCAGCACGATCCATCACATCTTTTGCTAATTCAGAAGCCACAATAATACGTTGAGCCGCTTGCTCTTCCGTTGCTTCGACTTGAACCATTACGTATTCAAGATCTTCACGCAGACAAACTGCACGGTTAGCCGGTAGCGTCCAAGGCGTTGTTGTCCAGATAACAATAGAAAGCTCACCTTCACCAGCGTGATCGCCAGCCAGAGAGAATTTACCTACTGTTGCAGCTTCGTCTGCCGCAAGGAATTTAACGTCAATTGATGGCGATACTTTATCTTTATATTCAACTTCAGCTTCGGCTAACGCACTGCCACAATCTGTACACCAGTGAACAGGTTTGAAACCTTTCAGTAAGTGACCTTGATCAGCGATTTTACCAAGAGAACGGATGATGTTCGCTTCAGTACCAAAGTCCATAGTGCGGTATGGCTTATCCCACTCGCCCATGATACCTAAACGTTTAAAGCTCTCTTTCTGACCTTCAACTTGAACAGCAGCGTACTTACGGCACTCTTCACGGAATTCAGAGGCTGTGATCTTCTGACCAGGCTTGCCTTTCTTCTTCTCTACCATCAATTCGATTGGTAGACCGTGACAGTCCCAACCAGGGATGTACGGTGCATCAAAACCAGAAAGCGTTTTCGATTTAATAATAATGTCTTTAAGAATCTTGTTCAGCGCGTGACCAATATGAATATCACCGTTAGCGTATGGAGGGCCATCGTGTAATACGAAAGATTTTTTACCTTTCTTTGCTTTACGGATTTCACCGTAAAGATCTTCTTTATACCAACGCTTAAGCATTTCTGGTTCGCGATTGGCTAAGTTGCCACGCATTGGGAACCCTGTTTCAGGTAGGTTCAGGGTATCTTTATAATCACTCATCGATTCTTAATTCCGTTATATTGGGCGAAGTTTAGACATTATGCTAATCGGTGGAATTGTCCGATTAACGTTTAGGCTGAAGCAACCACACCCTTGCGGCTTCAGCATCCAATTCTATTTGTTGCTTAAGAGCATCAAATGATTCAAATTTCTTTTCGTCGCGTAATTTATGCAAAAGCGTTACTTCTAACTGCTTACCGTATAAATCCGCGCTAAAATTAAATAAATGTACTTCTAGTTGCTGACGAACGCCATCAACTGTTGGCCTTTGACCTATATTTGCTACCCCACCGACAGGCTGTTCTCCAAGACCTAATGCTTGAACAACATACACCCCTGACACTGGAGATACACAGCGTTTTAATGGGATATTCGCGGTTGGAAAGCCAATGGTTCGGCCTAATTTTCGACCATGAGAAACACGGCCATTAATACTGTATTCTCGGCCAAGCATCTTAGCCGATGCTTTCATGTCATCTGCGGCTAATGCTTCTCGAATGGCGGTGCTACTGACTCTTTTCTGTAAGCCATTATTTTTAAAACAATAACTTTGAGTACTCACGACCTGAAAACCAAACTCCTCTCCTGCTTTTTTGAGCATAGAAAAGTTGCCTTCTCGGCCTTTACCAAAACAAAAATCATCACCAACGACTAGAAATCTAACACCCAAACGAGTGACCAACAAGTCACGAATAAAGGCTTCTGCCGATAAATTAGCAAAGTACGCATTAAAATTCACACAAAGTAAACGATCTATATCCAGCTTGCTGAGCTGTACATATTTATCACGCAATCGAGTTAGTCTCGCCGGAGCTTTGTCTTTAGCAAACAATTCCATTGGCTGAGGTTCAAACGTCATGACTACCGAAGGTAAACCTAAAACATCTGCTTGTTCAGACACTTGGCTTAAAACTTCTTGATGTCCTAAATGAACACCATCAAAGTTACCGATAGTGAGTACACAGCCATGATGCTGCGACTTTATATTATGAATGCCTCGGATCAATTCCATTTGAATTAACTAAAAACCTATATTTATCATTAAACACTGTATGAAACCGACGGATTATATACTAATTGTTACGTTTCCACTATTGCTCAGTCAGCATCCAAAACGCTTAATCAGTTCCCACTTTTAAGTCTTTCAAGCGCAAACCAAGAAGTAACACGGTTAATAGATAAGAACCCGCTCCCGCTGCGATCAAATAAACAAGGGTGAGCACTCTCTGGCTAAAGTTCCACGTCAACCAAAGGGACATATCATCAAGCAACCAAATCACCGTAGCGACCATAACACCACCAGCAACCATTAACCGCGCGACAAACAGTAATGTTCTCTTTGTGAGGCGATACACGCCCTGAATATGCAGACCTCGATACAAGAGCGCCATATTGACAAAAGCAGAGAGGGCCGTCGCCATGGCAAGTCCAACATATCCATAGAGTGATGCAAATATGGCGTTAAATACCATATTGGTCACCATCGCAATAATGCCATATTTAACGGGTGTTTTCGTATCCTGACGTGAGTAATAACCGGGAGCAAGCACCTTAATCAGCATGAAATTAAGTAGGCCGGATGCGTAAGCAAGGAGAGAAAGAGAAGCTTGTTGGACATCATGAGGAGAAAACTCTCCACGCATAAACAGAACCATCAACATGGGTTTTGCCAATACCATCAGCCCTAGCATTGCTGGTACCCCAAGAAGAGTCACCATTCGAACCCCCCAATCCATCGTGTGGGAGAAGCCTTCACTTTGAGCATCAACATGTTTACGCGATAACGCAGGCAGTATGACGGTCGCAATCGCGATACCGAATAGCCCTAAAGGAAATTCGAGTAAACGGTCTGAGTAATAAAGCCAACTGATTGATCCCGTTGCGAGAAAACTGGCAATGAAAGTATCAAACAACAAATTGATCTGACTTACCGACACACCAAATAGCGCTGGGATCATTAATGTGCGAATTTTTACCACACCCGGATCATGCCAACCCCATTGAGGTTTAACCAGCATGCCCGCCTTGATAAGAAATGGCAGTTGAAAAAGAAACTGTACTAACCCACCTAAAAAAACTCCAATCGCTAATCCAATTTCTGGCTGTTCTAAGTTAGGCGCAAGAAAAAGCGCGCAGCCAATGATCATCACATTCAGAAAAACAGGCGTAAATGATGAGACGGCAAACTTACCAAGTGTATTTAAGATCGCTCCAGATAACGCGACAAAAGTAATAAACCATAAATAGGGGAAAGTTATCTTCAACATGAAGCTTGCTAACTCAAACTTACCGGCATCCGGTCCATCGTTTAGCCAGTCAATAAACCAACCAGCTCCAAACATAGCCGTTACGACCCCAGAGCCTAAAACGCCGATTAACGTTACGATAGTGACAATGACACCTAATGTACCCGACGCCCTCGCGATAAGTTCTCTAGTCTTATCTTTATCTCCAGAGGCGTGATATTCCGTTAGAACAGGAACAAAAGCTTGAGAAAACGCACCTTCCGCGAATAAGCGACGTAAAAAGTTAGGAATTTTATTAGCAAAGAAAAACACATCGGCACTTGCCCCTGCTCCCATTAAATTGGCTACTACCACGTCGCGAACTAAGCCTAGAACACGAGAAATAAAAGTCATCGCACTTACAATCAAGCCTGACTTTAATAGTCGTTTACTCACAAAAACCTCGGAATGCTATCAATGCTATGTCATTGAGTTTGCGTCATGTTGATGACTATCGTCGTTCAACTATCATATTTATTAGCATTGGTATAAAAATGCTGTTAGAATCCCCGCCATCTTAACCGCGATAACCTTTCCATACCAAAGTTTGTTTGGTTCAGGTGG
It encodes:
- the ileS gene encoding isoleucine--tRNA ligase, which codes for MSDYKDTLNLPETGFPMRGNLANREPEMLKRWYKEDLYGEIRKAKKGKKSFVLHDGPPYANGDIHIGHALNKILKDIIIKSKTLSGFDAPYIPGWDCHGLPIELMVEKKKGKPGQKITASEFREECRKYAAVQVEGQKESFKRLGIMGEWDKPYRTMDFGTEANIIRSLGKIADQGHLLKGFKPVHWCTDCGSALAEAEVEYKDKVSPSIDVKFLAADEAATVGKFSLAGDHAGEGELSIVIWTTTPWTLPANRAVCLREDLEYVMVQVEATEEQAAQRIIVASELAKDVMDRAGIAHFHNLGFASGADLELTQFNHPFYDFTVPAVLGDHVTTDSGTGVVHTAPGHGQEDFVVGKKYDLEIANPVGSNGVYLPDTELFAGQHVFKANDSVLEVLKEKGALLHHHAYEHSYPHCWRHKTPIIFRATPQWFISMDQAGLRAKALESIKSVEWLPEWGQSRIEGMVEGRPEWCISRQRTWGVPIALFVHKETSELHPDSPALIEKVAKLVEEKGIQAWWDVDTAELMGAEDADKYEKVMDTLDVWFDSGVTHFSVVDSREEYNFPNEERTHSADLYLEGSDQHRGWFQSSLISSIAMKDVAPYKQVLTHGFVVDGNGRKMSKSIGNVVAPKDVTNKLGADILRLWVASTDYTGEVAVSDEILKRSADAYRRIRNTARFFLANLNGFNPETDLVPVEEMVALDRWAVGRAFAAQEEIVAAYGEYNTHGVTQRLMQFCSIEMGSFYLDVIKDRQYTAKLGGHAQRSCQSALYYIVEALVRWMAPIMSFTADEIWNEMPGTRDKFVFTGEWFDGLVALSEEEALNNEFWTEIQGVRGAVNKLLEDARKEKTIGGSLQAEVTLYADDALAATINKLEDELRFVLLTSKAQVKALSEKTDSAHATDVEGLFVEVAATEAEKCDRCWHHTSDVGTIEGHEKVCGRCATNVSGEGEERKYA
- the ribF gene encoding bifunctional riboflavin kinase/FAD synthetase is translated as MELIRGIHNIKSQHHGCVLTIGNFDGVHLGHQEVLSQVSEQADVLGLPSVVMTFEPQPMELFAKDKAPARLTRLRDKYVQLSKLDIDRLLCVNFNAYFANLSAEAFIRDLLVTRLGVRFLVVGDDFCFGKGREGNFSMLKKAGEEFGFQVVSTQSYCFKNNGLQKRVSSTAIREALAADDMKASAKMLGREYSINGRVSHGRKLGRTIGFPTANIPLKRCVSPVSGVYVVQALGLGEQPVGGVANIGQRPTVDGVRQQLEVHLFNFSADLYGKQLEVTLLHKLRDEKKFESFDALKQQIELDAEAARVWLLQPKR
- the murJ gene encoding murein biosynthesis integral membrane protein MurJ; its protein translation is MSKRLLKSGLIVSAMTFISRVLGLVRDVVVANLMGAGASADVFFFANKIPNFLRRLFAEGAFSQAFVPVLTEYHASGDKDKTRELIARASGTLGVIVTIVTLIGVLGSGVVTAMFGAGWFIDWLNDGPDAGKFELASFMLKITFPYLWFITFVALSGAILNTLGKFAVSSFTPVFLNVMIIGCALFLAPNLEQPEIGLAIGVFLGGLVQFLFQLPFLIKAGMLVKPQWGWHDPGVVKIRTLMIPALFGVSVSQINLLFDTFIASFLATGSISWLYYSDRLLEFPLGLFGIAIATVILPALSRKHVDAQSEGFSHTMDWGVRMVTLLGVPAMLGLMVLAKPMLMVLFMRGEFSPHDVQQASLSLLAYASGLLNFMLIKVLAPGYYSRQDTKTPVKYGIIAMVTNMVFNAIFASLYGYVGLAMATALSAFVNMALLYRGLHIQGVYRLTKRTLLFVARLMVAGGVMVATVIWLLDDMSLWLTWNFSQRVLTLVYLIAAGAGSYLLTVLLLGLRLKDLKVGTD